The Hemicordylus capensis ecotype Gifberg chromosome 6, rHemCap1.1.pri, whole genome shotgun sequence genome window below encodes:
- the LOC128331055 gene encoding vomeronasal type-2 receptor 26-like, producing the protein MERHRAALKNYQQILSFVFAVKEIKENPNILPNITIGFHIYDNYFDARMTYQNTLNLLSTWNRPVPNFSCGIQKKLVAVIGGLDSETSFHIINLLGPYKIPQVTYSFLQAGMNEQAWHPSIYQMMPNEAFQYRGIVLLLLYFHWIWVGIIAMDDDKGIHFMRTLTLMFNHNGVCVAFTERIPTMASVFDIVSLMRHTESMSILLNKTNVIVINAHIHTMFAMTGLINMATVADMSMAAISKVWIMTAEWDFTSHPSVAELDTQVFQGALSFAIHSKELLQFQHFLQILNPHYSERDGFIRGFWEQAFQCSLSNPNMDKENGEGCSGAEKLENLPGPFFEMRMTGQSYSIYNAIHATVHALHAMYSFGPHHMATEGGKRLELLKLQPWQLHSFLRGISFNNSGGEKVFFNRNGELTAGFDIINWVTLPNQSIVRVKVGGMDPQAPQGKELAVNEKIIKWHSRFNQVLPLALCNDNCHSGYSRKKKEGEPFCCYDCAPCPDGKISDQKDMNDCFLCPGEEYANKAHNKCLSKTITFLSYEEPLGITLAFFALSFALISTLVLGIFIKNQNTPIVRANNRNLTYSLLISLLLCFLCSFLFIGQPQTVTCPLRQIAFGISFSVAVSSVLAKTITVILAFIATKPGARIRKWVGKRLTNSLVLSCSFIQAAICTVWLCTDPPFPDLDMHSLAEEIVVECNEGSPILFHCVLGYMGFMAVVSFVVAFFARKLPSTFNEAKFITFSMLVFCSVWVSFLPAYLSTDGKYMVVVEIFSILASSAGLLGCIFAPKCYVIVLRPELNCKEQLTKRKK; encoded by the exons ATGGAAAGGCACAG GGCAGCACTGAAGAACTACCAGCAGATTCTGTCTTTCGTATTTGCTGTGAAGGAAATCAAGGAGAACCCAAATATATTACCAAACATCACCATAGGATTCCACATCTATGACAACTACTTTGATGCAAGGATGACATATCAAAACACCTTGAACCTACTGTCCACCTGGAATAGGCCTGTCCCCAACTTCAgctgtggtattcagaagaagCTAGTAGCTGTCATTGGAGGACTTGATTCTGAAACATCCTTCCATATAATCAACCTTTTAGGCCCTTATAAGATTCCACAG GTCACCTACTCCTTCCTTCAAGCAGGGATGAATGAGCAAGCTTGGCACCCTTCCATCTATCAGATGATGCCCAATGAAGCATTTCAGTACCGTGGGATTGTCCTGCTCCTCTTGTATTTCCACTGGATATGGGTGGGCATCATTGCAATGGATGATGACAAGGGAATACACTTTATGCGCACCTTGACACTAATGTTTAACCACAATGGTGTCTGTGTTGCTTTCACTGAAAGAATACCAACCATGGCTTCAGTATTTGACATTGTGTCTCTAATGAGGCACACAGAGAGTATGTCCATTCTTCTAAACAAAACCAATGTCATTGTCATAAATGCTCATATTCATACCATGTTTGCTATGACTGGATTAATCAATATGGCAACAGTAGCAGACATGAGCATGGCAGCTATAAGTAAGGTATGGATTATGACAGCTGAATGGGACTTCACATCACACCCATCTGTAGCAGAGCTGGATACACAAGTCTTCCAGGGTGCCTTATCATTTGCAATTCACTCCAAAGAACTGCTGCAATTCCAACATTTCCTTCAAATTCTAAATCCTCACTATTCAGAAAGAGATGGTTTTATTaggggcttctgggagcaggcatTCCAGTGTTCCCTGTCTAATCCTAATATGGATAAGGAGAATGGAGAAGGCTGCAGTGGAGCAGAAAAGCTGGAGAACCTGCCTGGGCCATTCTTTGAAATGAGAATGACAggccaaagctacagcatctacaATGCTATCCATGCCACAGTGCATGCTTTACATGCCATGTACTCCTTTGGACCCCACCACATGGCAACTGAAGGTGGGAAAAGGCTTGAGCTTCTGAAGTTGCAGCCTTGGCAG CTTCACTCTTTCCTGAGGGGCATCTCATTTAACAATAGTGGTGGAGAGAAGGTGTTTTTCAATAGGAATGGTGAACTAACAGCTGGATTTGACATTATCAACTGGGTCACCCTTCCAAACCAATCTATTGTACGAGTGAAAGTCGGAGGAATGGATCCCCAGGCTCCACAAGGCAAAGAGCTGGCTGTTAATGAGAAGATCATCAAATGGCACAGCAGATTTAACCAG GTCCTGCCACTTGCTTTGTGTAATGACAACTGCCACTCAGGGTACAGtagaaaaaagaaggaaggagagccattttgttgctatGATTGTGCTCCATGTCCAGATGGGAAGATTTCAGACCAAAAAG ACATGAATGACTGTTTCTTGTGCCCAGGAGAAGAATATGCAAATAAGGCTCATAATAAGTGCCTTTCAAAGACTATAACCTTTCTGTCCTATGAAGAACCCCTTGGGATCACTTTAGCTTTCTTCGCtttgtcttttgctctgatctCAACTTTGGTGCTTGGAATCTTTATTAAgaaccaaaacacccccattgttAGAGCTAACAATCGGAATCTCACATACTCTTTGCTCATCTCCCTTCTGctctgcttcctgtgttccttcctaTTCATTGGCCAGCCTCAGACAGTGACATGCCCTTTACGTCAAATAGCTTTTGGCATCAGcttctcagtggctgtttcttccgtgttggccaaaaccatcactgtgaTTCTGGCTTTCATAGCCACTAAACCAGGAGCCAGAATaaggaaatgggtggggaaaagactAACAAACTCACTTGTTCTCTCCTGTTCCTTTATTCAAGCAGCAATTTGTACAGTGTGGCTTTGCACTGACCCTCCATTCCCAGACTTAGATATGCACTCTCTGGCTGAAGAAATCGTAGTGGAATGTAATGAAGGGTCACCTATCCTGTTTCACTGTGTTCTGGGTTACATGGGATTCATGGCTGTTGTCAGCTTCGTTGTGGCGTTCTTTGCTAGAAAGTTGCCCAGTACatttaatgaagccaagttcatcacTTTCAGCATGCTGGTGTTTTGCAGCGTATGGGTGTCCTTTCTTCCAGCTTACCTAAGCACCGATGGAAAATATATGGTGGttgtggagatcttctccatcttggcttcTAGTGCTGGCCTACTGGGTTGTATCTTTGCCCCCAAATGTTATGTGATTGTGCTGAGGCCTGAGCTGAACTGTAAAGAGCAACTAACAAAGAGAAAAAAATAG